Genomic window (Flavobacterium oreochromis):
TTAATGTAACATAGATTGATAACTCACTCTCATTTCGTTTGCTAATTTTTTAGCTAAAGCTAATTTTATAAAACCTTTTTCAGTATCTATAATCGTTGTATGGTTAAACATTTTTAGGTATTTTTTAAAATACGAAACTGCCTCAACAAATGGGTTTTCAGTTTTACCTTGATTAATTTTACCATCGGTGAGTATGTATAAAAGTGTTTCTTCTTGTGGCGTTTTTGATTTTAATAATTGGTGTACTAATTGTAATCCAGCGCTTAAATTTGTTTTGCCTCCTGAGCGTAATTGCTGAATTTGTGCGATGAATGTTTCTATATTTTGCGAAAGTTGTAACACAATCGAGGCTGTACCATTTTGTAATGCCACCGCAGAAAGCAGGATTTTTTTATGTTTAAATTTATGCAGCGTTTGGGAAATTAATCCTTTTATAAAAGAAATTTGTTGGTCTTGTATCATCGAACTACTGGAATCTATTAAAAATACCAAGTGAATTTTAGATTGCGAAATAGCATTTTTATAATGAATCTTAAATGCATTCGTAAGTAAATATTCTTTTACTGTTTGCAAAACGTTTATACTTGTTGATGTTGTTCCAAAAGAAGTTGTTTTGTTTTTCTGCAACATCTCACTTTTAAAAAACAATCCTTTTTTGAGATTCCTTCGGGGGTTTGAATTTTTAGATACTGATTTGTAGCTGTGGCTTGTAACAAATAATCATTTAATCCCGAGTTTGTATTTTCATTTTGTTCTTGAGTAGTTTCGTTATTTTGCTGGTTATTTCCTTTGTTTTCGTTATTTTGATTATTTTCTGGAAAATGTTTTGCTCTATGATTTAGAACCAAAGGCGCTATTTTTTCAAGATGGTCTAAGGTGACTTCATTAACATTTTCAAAAGCTGCAAAAGCTCGGCTGGCTTTCATTAGCAATATATCGGCACGTAATCCTTCTACTTGATGGGAAATACATTTTTCGGCAATATTTTCTTTTATTTCGGACGAAAAGTGTATTTGAGAAAGTTGTCTTCTTGCTCTTGCTATTTGGTTAGCTAATTCCTTTTCTTGGTTTTCAAATTGAAGGCAAAACAAATTTGAATCAATATCAAAATTCAAACGCCTATTTACAATCTCTATTCTTATATCCTTATCACTCGGTGTTTTTATAGTCACAGATAATCCGAAACGATCTAATAATTGCGGACGCAAATCGCCTTCTTCTGGGTTCATTGTTCCTACCAAACAAAATTTACTATCTAGCCATTGCGAAATGGTATCTCGTTCTAAATAATACCCTCCACTTGAAGAAGCATCTAGCAAAACATCCATTAAATAATCATTTAACAAATTAATTTCGTCAATATATAAAATACCTTGATGTGCTTTGGCTAATAATCCTTTTTGTACTTCTACTTTTTTATCATTAATTAATCGCTCTAAATGAATAGCACCTAAAACACGATCTTCGGTAGCTCCTATTGGCAAATTAACAAAGGGAAAATCTGTTTCAATATTTTTCATCAAGCCTTGCAAAGCACGAACTGTAGTTGTTTTTCCTGTTCCTTTATCTCCTTGAACTAAAACTCCTCCAAGTGATGGATCAATCATACATAAAAGTAAGGCCAATTTAAAATCGTCTTGCCCACAAATGGCTGTAAAAGGGAAACTTTTGTGTTCCATATTAACTATTTATAGCGTTATAAATCCAAAGAATTCCAATAAATATAGAGAAAACACCTACTGTTGCATTCATTATTTTGAAAGCTATTTGATTTCGTTCAATAAAGCGAGAAACCGAGAAAGTCAGTACACAACTGTAAGTAGTCATAGCGATGATAATTCCTATACTTTGCAAAACAATAACCCCTATGGCGGTATAAGCATCTTTTGATGCCATAACGAGTGCAATAGAACAAGCTCCACCTGTACCCGCTAAACCGTGTAACATTCCTACCCAAAAGGTACGACTTAATAAGTTCATAGCTATTTCTTCTCCTTGCTTACCGTGTATATGTAATACGTTTGTAGTATGTTCATGATCTGGAATAGCTCGATGATCAGCCATTATTTTTTTAAGTTCATGATTACGACGAATGGCTGATATACCTAACCAAATCATTACAGGTCCTACTAACATTTCAGCATAAGTAGATAAATTAAGTGGTAATGTAGATTTTAATAATAAGGCAAAAGCACTAAAAAGCAATAAGGATACAGAGTGCCCTAAAGCCCATTGGGAAGAGCGCCATAAAAGTGTTCCTAAACCTATTTTATTGCTTCTACGTTCTGATGCTAATACAGAAACCGCCACCATATGATCGGGTTCAAAAGAGTGTTGTATACCTAGTAAAAGTGAATCTGTAAATAAATAACCTATCATTTTATTATTTTTATATATTATTATTTAATTAATAATCATTTAGTTAACACCTATTATCTTATTA
Coding sequences:
- a CDS encoding ATP-binding protein is translated as MEHKSFPFTAICGQDDFKLALLLCMIDPSLGGVLVQGDKGTGKTTTVRALQGLMKNIETDFPFVNLPIGATEDRVLGAIHLERLINDKKVEVQKGLLAKAHQGILYIDEINLLNDYLMDVLLDASSSGGYYLERDTISQWLDSKFCLVGTMNPEEGDLRPQLLDRFGLSVTIKTPSDKDIRIEIVNRRLNFDIDSNLFCLQFENQEKELANQIARARRQLSQIHFSSEIKENIAEKCISHQVEGLRADILLMKASRAFAAFENVNEVTLDHLEKIAPLVLNHRAKHFPENNQNNENKGNNQQNNETTQEQNENTNSGLNDYLLQATATNQYLKIQTPEGISKKDCFLKVRCCRKTKQLLLEQHQQV
- a CDS encoding vWA domain-containing protein, producing the protein MQTVKEYLLTNAFKIHYKNAISQSKIHLVFLIDSSSSMIQDQQISFIKGLISQTLHKFKHKKILLSAVALQNGTASIVLQLSQNIETFIAQIQQLRSGGKTNLSAGLQLVHQLLKSKTPQEETLLYILTDGKINQGKTENPFVEAVSYFKKYLKMFNHTTIIDTEKGFIKLALAKKLANEMRVSYQSMLH